A genomic stretch from Komagataeibacter xylinus includes:
- the rplJ gene encoding 50S ribosomal protein L10 has product MDRTEKREFVASLAAVFAETSMVIVTRNDGLSVADVTDLRRRVRAAGATHKVAKNRLASLALAGTQFEGIKPLLKGPTALSWADEPVAVAKVLVEFAKTNDKLVLLGGSLGAQTLNVESIKALAELPSLDVLRAQLVGLISTPATRIAGVLQAPAGQLARVFGAYAKTGEAA; this is encoded by the coding sequence TTGGACCGTACGGAGAAGCGGGAGTTTGTTGCCTCCCTCGCAGCCGTGTTCGCTGAAACGTCCATGGTCATTGTCACCCGTAATGACGGGCTGAGCGTGGCTGATGTGACGGACCTTCGGCGTCGCGTGCGTGCGGCTGGAGCTACACACAAGGTCGCGAAGAACCGGCTGGCCTCTCTCGCCCTGGCAGGGACCCAGTTCGAAGGCATCAAGCCGCTGCTTAAGGGGCCGACCGCGTTGTCGTGGGCGGATGAACCGGTAGCCGTGGCGAAGGTGCTCGTCGAGTTCGCCAAAACCAATGACAAGCTTGTTCTGCTCGGCGGATCGCTTGGTGCCCAGACGCTCAACGTCGAAAGCATCAAGGCTCTGGCCGAACTGCCGTCGCTTGACGTTCTGCGCGCGCAGCTGGTGGGGCTTATCTCCACCCCCGCTACGCGGATCGCAGGCGTGCTGCAGGCGCCGGCCGGACAGCTTGCACGGGTTTTTGGTGCCTATGCCAAGACGGGCGAAGCCGCCTGA
- the rplL gene encoding 50S ribosomal protein L7/L12, with the protein MADLNKIVEDLSALTVLEAAELSKLLEEKWGVSAAAPAAVAVAAPGAGAAPAEEKTEFDVVLTKAGDKKINVIKEIRAITGLGLKEAKDLVEGAPKTIKEGASKDEAEKIKKTLEDNGASVEIK; encoded by the coding sequence ATGGCCGATCTGAACAAGATTGTTGAAGACCTTTCCGCCCTGACCGTTCTGGAAGCGGCTGAGCTGTCCAAGCTGCTCGAAGAGAAGTGGGGCGTTTCCGCCGCTGCTCCGGCTGCTGTTGCTGTTGCCGCTCCGGGTGCTGGCGCTGCTCCGGCAGAAGAGAAGACCGAGTTCGACGTGGTCCTGACCAAGGCCGGCGACAAGAAGATCAACGTGATTAAGGAAATCCGTGCGATCACCGGTCTGGGCCTGAAGGAAGCCAAGGACCTGGTCGAGGGCGCGCCCAAGACCATCAAGGAAGGCGCCAGCAAGGATGAAGCCGAGAAGATCAAGAAGACCCTTGAAGACAACGGCGCTTCGGTCGAAATCAAATAA